DNA from Azospirillum sp. TSH100:
ACGCTGCTGCGCGGGCTGGTGGAGGACCGGCGGGTGGCGTTGCTGGCCGGCATCCTGCTGGCCTTCGGCGTCGGGCTGACGGCGCAGGGGCGGCAGATGCGCACCGACCTGCTGTCGGCCGGTTTCGTCGTGCTGGGGCTGCTGCTGGTCCTGCGAGCGGTGCGGCCGGCGGACGGGCGGAACTGCGGCGGCGCGTCGCTCCTTCAATTGGCACTGGGCGGCCTGCTGGTCGGGCTGGCCATGGTGACCAAGGTGCAGGCGGTGTTCCTGGCGATGGGGTTGCCGGTGGCGGCGATCCTGTTCGGGCGGCGGTCGGAACCGGAGCCTGCGTCTGGAGCCGGCTGGGGCGTTGCCGTGCTGGCCGGGCTGCTGGCGGCCGTGGCGGCAGAGCCGGCCTTCGGGCTGATCCGGGCCGGGCTGGCCGGCTGGGGGCGGGCGGTCTATCCCTATACTCCCGTCGGCGGCGGGTTGTCGGGCGGCGGGTATCAGAGCATCGTCGCCGGCTGGGTGCTGGTCGGCATCCTGGTCCATGCGGCGGTCCACCGGGTGCCGGCGGCCCGCGCGATGGCCGGGGCGGCGGCGGTGCTGCTGGGGCTGGCGGTCGGGCTGCTGGCGCTCGACATCCGCTGGAACGAGCAGAACGCCATCGCCGTCGCGAACTTCGTCGAGCACATGTTCGTCTTCTCCTCCTGGCGGCATGGGGCGGAGTTGCAGGGCCAGGGGAACGTGGTCGGGCAGGGGACGCTGGGCCTGCTGCTGGCCGGCATCGGCAGGACGCTGGCGATCCGCACCATCGTGCTGCATCCCGACAACATCCCGCAGACCATCATCGTGGAGTGGTTCGCCCTGGCCGGGGCGGTGGTGCTGTGGC
Protein-coding regions in this window:
- a CDS encoding glycosyltransferase family 39 protein — translated: MMSAPSASRPSLLDRVAAAPWWLLCAGLAAAMALSVLLVGFRLPYWVHSDQDLVLAYHGLLFGDGLPQEYFDHPGYGYFLVIDLWYRLLHAVGLLPVASLSALPPGSDIAGTEAVWQSLVQAGRALSILLTAAFAVSYATLLRGLVEDRRVALLAGILLAFGVGLTAQGRQMRTDLLSAGFVVLGLLLVLRAVRPADGRNCGGASLLQLALGGLLVGLAMVTKVQAVFLAMGLPVAAILFGRRSEPEPASGAGWGVAVLAGLLAAVAAEPAFGLIRAGLAGWGRAVYPYTPVGGGLSGGGYQSIVAGWVLVGILVHAAVHRVPAARAMAGAAAVLLGLAVGLLALDIRWNEQNAIAVANFVEHMFVFSSWRHGAELQGQGNVVGQGTLGLLLAGIGRTLAIRTIVLHPDNIPQTIIVEWFALAGAVVLWRRGERLAAAQALFLLLVAWGLESLFSLRGFQRAYAAYTDPLAILSAAWVLARMPGLLDRTKSRRWILGGVALVVVAAHAWPIIETRKLPNPVTHCEWIPIYMPKVAPFPFCR